A region from the Triticum urartu cultivar G1812 chromosome 1, Tu2.1, whole genome shotgun sequence genome encodes:
- the LOC125506576 gene encoding translation initiation factor IF-2-like has product MAKDAQVRGAAPMVAASSTGISVGWGCRRGAARGSGLRRAGCGAPRRRTQGLIDPGAGAQSGPVPAGSAAVLISGEVAGDSRADGGARPREELISREVLLASVAGGLRRGGGGPASWRLFEGEEADGDDNFEAGGGTVSAFNGRGERRGLQRGRRWLYPLPGITQVS; this is encoded by the exons ATGGCGAAGGACGCTCAAGTAAGAGGAGCGGCCCCAATGGTGGCGGCCTCGAGCACCGGGATAAGTGTAGGCTGGGGATGCAGGAGAGGTGCAGCGCGGGGCTCGGGGCTCCGCCGAGCTGGGTGCGGCGCGCCGCGACGACGGACGCAGGGACTCATTGATCCGGGCGCTGGTGCTCAATCCGGTCCCGTTCCGGCCGGATCCGCGGCGGTGCTCATCTCCGGCGAGGTGGCCGGTGACTCGCGGGCCGACGGCGGCGCAAGACCACGGGAGGAGCTCATCTCACGCGAGGTCCTGTTGGCTTCGGTTGCCGGTGGCTTACGCAGGGGTGGCGGGGGTCCAGCATCATGGAGGCTCTTCGAGGGTGAGGAAGCAGACGGCGACGATAACTTTGAGGCCGGCGGGGGCACCGTCTCCGCGTTCAATGGTCGTGGTGAACGTCGTGGGCTCCAACGCGGCCGCCGTTGGCTCTATCCCCTACCG GGCATTACTCAAGTGAGCTGA
- the LOC125506675 gene encoding uncharacterized protein LOC125506675, producing the protein MGIQGMENSKEFADKLFGICRGRGTLSRMKALTRIGSERWNMNIDGMLTEDEVKKVATQMITEKTTAGPFDRPCHSKSSLVQFATTIIRGLVVCKGGYLRGGCHPDWNLIQSISLSEVPY; encoded by the exons ATGGGG ATCCAAGGCATGGAGAACTCCAAGGAGTTTGCTGACAAGCTGTTCGGGATATGTCGAGGCAGAGGAACATTGAGCCGGATGAAGGCATTAACAAGGATCGGCTCAGAGAG GTGGAACATGAACATTGATGGGATGCTCACAGAAGATGAGGTCAAGAAGGTGGCTACGCAAATGATCACAGAGAAGACTACTGCTG GGCCTTTTGATCGACCATGCCATTCAAAAAGCTCTTTAGTGCAGTTTGCAACAACAATAATCAGAGGATTGGTCGTTTGTAAGGGTGGATATCTCAGAGGTGGCTGCCACCCGGATTGGAATTTAATTCAATCTATTTCCCTGTCTGAAGTTCCATACTAG